The following coding sequences are from one Natrarchaeobaculum sulfurireducens window:
- the hjc gene encoding Holliday junction resolvase Hjc, producing the protein MSQAKGDRRERELVNALDDAGFAVMRAPASGSATDRELPDVLAGDGEVFYAIEAKSSSGNPIYLTGEEVEALIYFANNFGAKPRIGVRFDREDWYFFHPGDLYVTDGGNYRVKKETAIAEGTDFPEFVGESEKVTLEDVAADGNDGPDEEIVRILNAVKQDVMDVDEAAELLE; encoded by the coding sequence ATGTCCCAGGCGAAGGGTGACCGCCGCGAGCGGGAACTCGTCAACGCACTCGACGATGCCGGCTTCGCGGTGATGCGTGCGCCCGCCAGCGGCTCGGCGACGGACCGCGAACTTCCCGACGTGCTCGCCGGCGATGGTGAGGTCTTCTATGCGATCGAGGCGAAATCGAGTTCTGGAAACCCGATCTACCTCACCGGCGAGGAGGTCGAGGCCCTGATCTACTTCGCGAACAACTTCGGCGCGAAACCCCGTATCGGCGTCCGATTCGACCGCGAAGACTGGTATTTCTTTCACCCCGGCGACCTCTACGTTACCGACGGCGGAAACTACCGCGTGAAAAAGGAAACGGCGATTGCGGAGGGAACCGACTTCCCCGAGTTCGTCGGCGAGAGCGAGAAAGTCACGCTCGAAGACGTCGCCGCCGACGGCAACGACGGCCCCGACGAAGAGATCGTCCGGATACTGAACGCCGTCAAACAGGACGTGATGGACGTCGACGAAGCAGCGGAGTTGCTCGAGTAG
- a CDS encoding CPBP family intramembrane glutamic endopeptidase has product MDSSPQRLEDGPLRAMLVAFGLAVFGIAATQVTTYPVLVLEPAIAGAPAETPIATRTAFFVLNFLGFALAGAIYLQTTGRGWSFVDLRWPTERDWLYLAGGSLVAILFFVVVSVLIQLLQLPAAESQVLEFVGDDQTMILVMIAIVFLFNAPAEEFLFRNVIQKRLYAAFSRIQAVVAASVIFAAVHLPVYVIYAESALATAVSLSVIFGGSVIFGYLYAKTDNLLVPTAAHAVFNAVQFGLLYVALEFDLEGAETPSILFDALAVVAVAF; this is encoded by the coding sequence ATGGACTCGTCTCCGCAGCGACTCGAGGACGGCCCGCTCCGGGCGATGCTCGTCGCGTTCGGACTGGCCGTCTTCGGCATCGCCGCCACGCAGGTGACGACCTACCCTGTACTGGTCCTCGAGCCAGCCATCGCCGGCGCGCCGGCAGAGACGCCAATCGCGACGCGGACGGCCTTCTTCGTCCTGAACTTCCTTGGCTTCGCCCTCGCAGGCGCGATCTACCTCCAAACGACCGGCCGCGGCTGGTCGTTCGTCGACCTCCGGTGGCCGACCGAACGGGACTGGCTATACCTCGCCGGCGGTTCGCTTGTGGCCATCCTCTTTTTCGTCGTCGTGAGTGTCCTCATCCAGTTACTGCAGTTGCCCGCCGCCGAGAGTCAGGTTCTCGAGTTCGTCGGCGACGACCAGACGATGATCCTGGTGATGATCGCCATCGTCTTCCTGTTCAACGCACCGGCCGAGGAGTTCCTCTTTCGCAATGTGATCCAAAAACGCCTCTATGCCGCGTTCTCCCGGATTCAGGCGGTCGTGGCCGCGAGCGTGATCTTTGCCGCAGTACACCTCCCCGTCTACGTCATCTACGCGGAGTCGGCACTGGCGACCGCCGTCTCACTCTCGGTCATCTTCGGCGGCTCAGTCATCTTTGGATATCTCTATGCGAAAACCGACAACCTTCTGGTCCCGACAGCCGCTCACGCGGTGTTCAACGCCGTCCAGTTCGGCCTGCTCTACGTTGCCCTCGAGTTCGACCTCGAAGGGGCCGAGACGCCGTCGATACTCTTCGACGCCCTGGCCGTCGTCGCCGTCGCGTTCTGA